Proteins from a single region of Syntrophales bacterium:
- a CDS encoding acyl-CoA dehydrogenase family protein — MDFELKDEHRMLRESVAQFAARELKPIAEETDLEDKWPEGMWKKLGDLGVLGITIPPEYGGAGSDVLAGALVVEELAKVIPAVSLSYGAHANLCMHNLYHNGNEAQRKKYLPPLCTGEHVGALGLTEPNAGSDAVSIQTAARRDGDAYVVNGRKTFITNGPDARTIILYTKTDKAAGPKGITAFILDTTLPGFSVSRALHKVGNRGSRTGELLLEDCRIPVENVLGVENGGIAVMMRGLDVERAFLSTFALGIAEGAFAEAFKYAKERVQFGKPIASFQLIQAKLADMYTLIEASRLMCYKACILAGQADKGGKGTEVHKLAAAAILFTAEAADKVCTEAVQVHGGYGYCLEYPVQRFWRDSKLGTLGAGTSEMRRMIIARELLMG, encoded by the coding sequence ATGGATTTCGAGTTGAAAGACGAGCATCGTATGCTCAGGGAGAGTGTGGCCCAGTTTGCTGCCAGGGAGCTGAAGCCCATCGCGGAAGAGACGGATCTCGAGGACAAGTGGCCGGAGGGCATGTGGAAAAAGCTTGGAGATCTGGGGGTTCTGGGGATCACGATTCCGCCGGAGTACGGCGGCGCCGGATCGGATGTCCTCGCGGGTGCACTGGTCGTGGAAGAACTGGCAAAGGTGATCCCGGCCGTATCCCTGTCCTACGGAGCCCATGCCAACCTCTGCATGCACAACCTGTATCACAACGGAAACGAGGCCCAGCGGAAAAAGTACCTGCCCCCGCTCTGTACCGGGGAGCATGTTGGTGCCCTCGGTCTCACGGAGCCCAATGCCGGTTCCGACGCCGTCAGCATCCAGACGGCGGCCCGGCGCGACGGCGACGCCTACGTTGTCAACGGACGCAAAACCTTCATCACCAACGGGCCAGACGCCCGGACCATCATCCTGTACACCAAGACGGACAAGGCAGCCGGTCCGAAAGGGATCACCGCCTTCATCCTGGACACGACCCTGCCCGGATTCTCCGTGTCCCGGGCCCTGCACAAGGTCGGCAACCGCGGCTCCCGGACCGGTGAGCTGCTGCTGGAAGACTGCCGCATCCCCGTGGAAAACGTCCTGGGGGTCGAGAACGGGGGGATCGCCGTCATGATGCGCGGCCTCGACGTGGAACGGGCGTTCCTCTCCACCTTCGCCCTGGGCATCGCGGAAGGGGCGTTCGCCGAGGCTTTCAAGTATGCCAAGGAGCGTGTCCAGTTCGGCAAGCCCATTGCCTCGTTCCAGTTGATCCAGGCGAAACTGGCGGACATGTATACGCTCATCGAGGCGTCGAGGCTCATGTGCTACAAGGCCTGCATCCTCGCCGGCCAGGCGGATAAGGGCGGCAAGGGCACCGAGGTCCACAAGCTGGCGGCGGCGGCGATCCTCTTCACCGCCGAGGCCGCCGACAAGGTGTGTACCGAGGCGGTCCAGGTCCACGGCGGTTACGGGTACTGCCTCGAATACCCCGTCCAGCGTTTCTGGCGGGATTCGAAACTCGGCACCCTGGGGGCGGGCACGTCGGAAATGAGAAGGATGATCATTGCCCGGGAACTGCTGATGGGTTGA
- a CDS encoding PaaI family thioesterase, translating into MKKLNPAYVRAVRRHANGCPYFRHLSMAIRKLGIGYAVLDIEIKPEHIQAFGYVHGGVFASVIDTATYWSAFCELEEGVGITTVDLKVNYLAPVQTGKLTAEGRCIRMGKTLGLAEAAMKDAAGRIVAHGTSGLIVLPGFGLAGAPPLPPKFLDGKADGKRPRG; encoded by the coding sequence ATGAAGAAGCTGAATCCGGCCTATGTCCGGGCCGTCCGCAGGCACGCCAACGGGTGCCCCTATTTCCGGCATCTCTCCATGGCGATCCGGAAGCTCGGCATCGGGTACGCCGTCCTGGACATCGAGATCAAGCCGGAGCACATCCAGGCCTTCGGGTACGTCCACGGCGGCGTCTTCGCCTCCGTCATCGACACGGCGACCTACTGGTCCGCCTTCTGCGAACTGGAGGAGGGGGTGGGCATCACGACGGTGGACCTGAAGGTCAACTACCTGGCCCCGGTCCAGACGGGAAAGCTCACCGCCGAGGGACGGTGCATCCGGATGGGCAAGACCCTTGGGCTCGCGGAGGCGGCCATGAAGGACGCCGCGGGCCGGATCGTCGCCCACGGAACCTCGGGCCTGATCGTCCTTCCCGGATTCGGCCTGGCCGGTGCGCCGCCACTGCCGCCGAAGTTCCTGGATGGGAAGGCAGATGGAAAGCGACCCCGCGGCTGA
- a CDS encoding thiolase family protein, which produces MSKKVAIVSVAQSAGPASKDNFYDQAYRVTRECLDKAGMTRDDLGTVVSASSDIFHGGISCANAYYWETTGAFLKNASRQDGESLFAFMYGAMRIMSGQYDNCLILALCKGSENPENDTCTLMFGDPFYHRNLGLTETTSAAFQMQAYMEKYGITKEQCAKVAVKNLGNALRNPYADRRGKYTVADILNSAPAAAPLTDLQIAPKSEGFVAMLLASEKKAKKLTDKPVWFKGYGSSLDTYFLGDRDLLDTQLKTAAARAYKMAGIKDPKKEIDVAEITEPYAFQELLWCEELGLCKPGGAGKMIDKGAMEIDGALPVNPSGGVLANNPYVSRGLQRLAEGFLQVRGEAGEHQVDKKVKTALAHGTHGFAGQCHAVAIIGV; this is translated from the coding sequence ATGTCGAAAAAGGTAGCGATTGTGTCCGTGGCACAAAGTGCCGGGCCTGCGTCAAAGGATAATTTCTATGACCAGGCCTATCGGGTGACGCGGGAGTGCCTGGACAAGGCCGGAATGACCCGGGACGACCTGGGGACGGTCGTATCGGCGTCGTCGGACATCTTCCACGGCGGCATCTCCTGCGCGAACGCGTATTACTGGGAAACGACGGGGGCCTTTCTGAAGAATGCCTCCCGGCAGGACGGCGAATCCCTGTTCGCCTTCATGTACGGAGCCATGCGGATCATGTCCGGCCAGTACGACAACTGCCTGATCCTGGCCCTGTGCAAGGGATCGGAGAATCCGGAGAACGACACCTGCACGCTGATGTTCGGCGACCCCTTCTATCACCGGAACCTGGGGCTGACGGAAACCACGTCCGCGGCTTTCCAGATGCAGGCGTACATGGAGAAATACGGGATTACGAAAGAACAGTGCGCGAAGGTGGCCGTGAAGAATCTCGGCAATGCCCTCCGCAATCCCTACGCGGACCGTCGTGGCAAGTACACCGTAGCGGATATTCTGAATTCCGCCCCCGCCGCGGCCCCGTTGACGGACCTCCAGATCGCGCCCAAGTCGGAAGGCTTCGTGGCGATGCTCCTGGCCTCGGAGAAGAAGGCGAAGAAGCTGACGGACAAGCCCGTCTGGTTCAAGGGCTACGGGTCCTCCCTGGACACGTACTTCCTCGGCGACCGGGACCTCCTGGACACGCAGCTGAAAACCGCCGCCGCCCGGGCCTACAAGATGGCGGGCATCAAGGACCCGAAGAAGGAAATCGATGTGGCGGAAATCACCGAACCCTACGCATTCCAGGAACTGCTCTGGTGCGAGGAGCTGGGGCTCTGCAAGCCCGGCGGTGCCGGCAAGATGATCGACAAGGGAGCCATGGAAATCGACGGTGCCCTGCCGGTCAATCCCTCCGGAGGAGTCCTGGCGAACAACCCGTACGTGTCCCGGGGGCTGCAGAGGCTTGCGGAGGGATTCCTGCAGGTCCGCGGCGAGGCGGGGGAGCACCAGGTGGACAAGAAGGTGAAGACGGCCCTGGCCCATGGGACCCATGGATTCGCCGGGCAGTGCCACGCCGTCGCCATCATTGGCGTATAG
- a CDS encoding ShlB/FhaC/HecB family hemolysin secretion/activation protein → MSAGFSSILIVHHSISFSTRVFSPVLITARILASLLPAVFPVKSGTDPQRPVKPVSASKHKNGNRLHSVLPVIACILTAWGLVLLCGRTAQAAEVPGPVQPGQIEQQFKPEPEFRAKQPAPLVVPEPGQPVPVNAKGIRFELTKLMIEGSTVYPEHKLLSPHRQHLGKEVSLSDIYQIAAELTAKYRNDGYILSQVVVPAQSIEQGVVHLRAIEGYIARVTVEGVEGDRRKLVDRYAEEIRNCRPLRNRVLERYLLLMNDLPGAFASATIQPSQNEPGASELTIQFTQQKIQGGLSVDNRGGESLGPIRISGDAVINSLLGLQENTTLRVVSSGDKKLTFASLAHEERIGLDGGRLSLMFSAVEAEPKEMLFIPLNLETSSRTAALSYSYPLIRSRSQNLFLRAGLTAHDGETKIFDVEDTRDRIRAARLGATYDRSDSWNGISLLDVELSQGINALGSSGNGDPMLSRYNGRVDFTKTTLYAARLQSLSSHWSILAAVNAQYAWTDLLSSELYSFGGEHFGRGYDPSELVGDHGIAGKVELRYTNALPVGFAFTYSGYAFYDAGIVFQRSPGELDRSESAASAGMGLRMYLGKHVTCFAELAKPLTRDVTAEGNRNARVYAGGSIRF, encoded by the coding sequence ATGTCTGCCGGATTTTCTTCAATTCTCATCGTGCATCATTCCATTTCCTTCTCTACTCGGGTTTTCAGCCCTGTCCTGATTACCGCGCGCATCCTCGCCTCCCTTTTGCCTGCTGTATTTCCCGTGAAGAGCGGAACGGATCCGCAGCGTCCTGTCAAACCCGTATCAGCGAGCAAGCACAAGAACGGCAATCGCCTCCATTCTGTTCTTCCTGTAATCGCCTGCATACTCACTGCTTGGGGACTGGTGCTCCTCTGCGGCAGAACCGCGCAGGCAGCCGAGGTGCCGGGGCCTGTCCAGCCGGGGCAAATCGAGCAGCAGTTCAAACCGGAGCCAGAGTTTCGTGCGAAGCAGCCAGCCCCCCTCGTTGTCCCCGAACCAGGCCAGCCGGTGCCGGTAAATGCCAAAGGCATTCGGTTCGAACTGACAAAGCTGATGATCGAGGGTTCGACGGTCTATCCTGAGCATAAGCTTTTGTCCCCCCACCGGCAGCACCTGGGTAAGGAGGTCTCCCTCTCGGATATCTATCAAATCGCCGCGGAACTGACGGCAAAATACCGCAATGACGGCTACATCCTGTCTCAGGTTGTCGTTCCGGCACAGTCGATCGAGCAAGGGGTCGTACATTTGAGGGCCATCGAGGGTTACATCGCCCGTGTGACCGTCGAAGGGGTGGAGGGTGACCGGCGGAAGCTTGTGGATCGTTACGCCGAAGAGATCAGGAATTGTCGGCCCCTGCGAAATAGAGTGCTGGAACGCTATCTGCTCCTGATGAACGATCTCCCGGGAGCCTTCGCAAGCGCGACCATTCAGCCTTCTCAAAACGAACCGGGTGCCTCTGAACTAACGATTCAGTTTACACAGCAGAAGATTCAGGGGGGACTGTCGGTGGACAACCGGGGCGGTGAATCACTGGGACCAATCAGAATCTCTGGTGACGCGGTGATAAACTCCCTGCTGGGCTTGCAGGAAAACACGACTCTCAGGGTGGTCAGCAGCGGCGACAAGAAGCTGACATTTGCGTCCCTTGCCCATGAAGAAAGGATCGGTTTGGATGGAGGCCGGCTGAGTCTGATGTTTTCCGCCGTCGAAGCCGAGCCGAAGGAGATGTTGTTCATCCCGCTGAATCTCGAGACGTCCTCACGAACCGCCGCGCTGTCATACAGCTACCCGCTGATTCGAAGCCGGTCCCAGAACCTGTTCCTGCGGGCCGGCCTGACGGCCCATGACGGGGAAACCAAAATCTTCGACGTCGAAGACACGCGCGACCGCATCCGGGCCGCCCGGCTCGGGGCAACGTACGACCGGTCCGACTCCTGGAACGGAATCAGCCTCCTTGATGTGGAACTGAGCCAGGGAATCAACGCGCTCGGTTCTTCCGGCAATGGCGATCCGATGCTCTCCCGCTACAACGGTCGCGTCGATTTTACCAAGACAACACTCTATGCGGCACGCCTGCAGTCCCTGTCATCGCACTGGTCCATTCTCGCCGCCGTGAATGCCCAGTATGCGTGGACCGATCTCCTGTCTTCCGAGCTCTACAGTTTCGGCGGCGAACACTTCGGACGCGGTTATGATCCATCGGAACTCGTGGGAGATCACGGCATCGCGGGAAAGGTGGAGCTGCGTTACACGAACGCACTGCCCGTCGGTTTTGCATTTACCTATAGCGGATATGCCTTCTACGACGCCGGCATTGTCTTTCAGCGATCGCCGGGGGAACTTGATCGCTCGGAATCCGCCGCCTCCGCGGGGATGGGCCTGAGGATGTACCTGGGGAAGCATGTAACCTGCTTCGCCGAGTTGGCCAAGCCGCTGACGCGTGATGTTACCGCAGAAGGGAACCGGAACGCGAGAGTCTATGCGGGAGGATCCATACGTTTTTAA
- a CDS encoding sigma 54-interacting transcriptional regulator yields MSRNDPLFQKISTEQQDLLFRFLPFTDSFSIDWFSGLEDIPPSKLLSTIRFLESQQWIAEQDGQPGIYGWTRKLPREELASRVTPSLWHQYCRSAADMLRRNLPGTTESLLGTARLCIQAGIRNDDLEGIFLAALHEEENHKISSAVELYDCILEYVESSAREAGGDLPPELSRILVQAIERRASLSLFHPNLKKINMFLSTAMDAATKQGDLQALASLHLLIGQNFWMAFQHERAVEHFDTGWSMIDKGEKNALYRRGLQLQALSSWIRGDLNGAVQAYEDSLGELDTVAADDFSQLIALHLALCYTQVGMPQRGLGITEAIQQLSKKSENGPLLSVALATTGVIFLEIRQLKNSRTYFDMALEVAGREGIPMAEVMAGIGLSNIACLEGDLDAAAEHFTSLWKLRKSSWYHTLNSPHVFEAGYVLHRKGRSPVSLEPVFNFLYSLGKDHVNPFLYSIIRHRQILLIERGTAPVEKISELLEIEKSLGELGAVLELAKLRITLTRLFLQTNNWRMAETYAAKAWEVAKAVARDVFPRDLFPLLTQEDISEKDRLFDLVVEMGEALTSQKSLEQLLTNVITSLTRLTGAERAAIFIRGKDPRDLNMVASRNLSQETLRDERFGDTIQRIRIATEDSGGHIMQYDVSGPDAIDFRRVIITPLTLGKNVIGALYQDSRFFSFDISAGRLKLLSALASQIAVSIDRAQAYDEIARLNDRLLQENVYYREETEEFRPFGDIIGTSEVIVRIHRLIAKVAPTVSTVLIHGETGVGKELIARAIHRESPRQNGPFIRVNCAALPESLIDSELFGHEKGAFTGAIKMKAGRFELAHNGTIFLDEVSELPPSTQSRLLRILQEKEFQRVGGTRLLFSDFRLITATNKNLQKEVEKGRFRDDLFYRLNVFPIPVPPLRQRKEDIPLLAGHFLKLFSTQYNRPYVGIPEAEMQALKDYPWPGNIRELANMVERAVILGGSRIRFPELAAGAIPATAGDEPLPLQEMERLHILQSLKATRGKIGGTDGAAALLGLKRTTLINRMKKLGITLERSPSRSE; encoded by the coding sequence ATGTCTCGCAATGATCCACTTTTTCAGAAGATCTCCACAGAGCAGCAGGATCTGCTCTTCCGCTTCCTGCCATTCACCGACAGCTTTTCGATTGACTGGTTCTCGGGCCTGGAGGACATACCGCCCTCGAAACTCCTGTCCACCATCCGGTTTCTCGAAAGCCAGCAATGGATCGCCGAGCAGGACGGTCAGCCGGGGATTTACGGCTGGACCCGGAAGCTTCCCAGGGAAGAGCTGGCATCCCGGGTGACCCCTTCCCTCTGGCATCAGTATTGCCGCTCCGCGGCCGACATGCTCCGGCGGAACCTGCCCGGAACCACCGAAAGCCTCCTCGGGACGGCCAGGCTCTGTATTCAGGCCGGCATCCGGAATGACGACCTGGAGGGCATCTTCCTGGCGGCGCTTCACGAGGAGGAGAACCACAAGATCTCCTCCGCCGTCGAACTCTACGACTGCATTCTTGAATATGTCGAGTCCAGCGCCAGGGAAGCGGGAGGAGATCTCCCCCCGGAGCTGAGCCGGATCCTGGTTCAGGCCATCGAGCGGCGGGCCTCGCTGTCCCTGTTTCACCCCAATCTGAAGAAAATCAACATGTTCTTGTCCACGGCCATGGATGCAGCCACGAAACAGGGGGATCTTCAGGCCCTGGCCTCCCTGCATCTGCTCATCGGCCAAAACTTCTGGATGGCCTTCCAGCATGAGCGGGCGGTGGAACACTTCGATACCGGCTGGAGCATGATCGACAAGGGGGAAAAGAACGCCCTGTACCGCCGGGGACTACAGCTCCAGGCCCTGTCGTCCTGGATCCGGGGCGACCTGAACGGGGCCGTGCAGGCTTACGAGGATTCCCTGGGAGAACTGGACACGGTGGCGGCGGACGACTTCTCCCAACTGATCGCCCTCCACCTGGCCCTCTGCTATACCCAGGTGGGCATGCCCCAGCGGGGGCTGGGGATCACCGAGGCCATTCAGCAGCTGTCCAAAAAATCGGAGAACGGGCCTCTCCTGTCCGTGGCGCTTGCCACGACGGGAGTGATCTTCCTGGAGATCCGCCAGCTCAAGAACAGCCGGACCTATTTCGACATGGCCCTGGAGGTCGCCGGCCGCGAGGGCATCCCCATGGCGGAGGTGATGGCCGGTATCGGCCTGTCGAACATCGCCTGCCTGGAAGGCGACCTCGATGCGGCGGCGGAGCATTTCACAAGCCTCTGGAAACTCCGCAAATCGAGCTGGTACCATACCCTCAACAGCCCCCACGTCTTCGAGGCCGGTTACGTGCTCCACCGCAAGGGACGGTCGCCCGTGTCGCTGGAGCCGGTGTTCAATTTCCTCTATTCCCTCGGCAAGGACCATGTAAATCCCTTCCTGTACAGCATCATCCGGCATCGCCAGATCCTCCTGATCGAGCGGGGCACGGCCCCGGTGGAGAAAATCAGCGAGCTCCTGGAAATCGAAAAATCCCTCGGGGAGCTGGGGGCCGTCCTGGAGCTGGCAAAGCTGCGCATCACCCTGACCCGGCTCTTCCTGCAGACGAACAACTGGAGAATGGCCGAAACGTATGCCGCCAAGGCCTGGGAGGTTGCGAAAGCAGTCGCCCGGGACGTCTTTCCCCGGGACCTCTTCCCTCTCCTCACCCAGGAAGACATCAGTGAAAAGGACCGCCTGTTCGACCTGGTGGTCGAGATGGGAGAGGCCCTGACCAGCCAGAAGAGCCTCGAGCAGCTCCTTACCAATGTCATCACCTCCCTCACCCGGCTCACCGGGGCGGAGCGGGCGGCCATCTTCATCCGGGGAAAGGATCCCCGGGATCTCAACATGGTGGCCTCCCGGAACCTGTCGCAGGAGACCCTCCGGGACGAGCGGTTCGGCGACACGATCCAGCGGATCCGCATCGCCACGGAGGACTCCGGGGGACACATCATGCAGTACGACGTGAGCGGACCCGACGCCATCGACTTCCGCCGGGTCATCATCACGCCGCTGACCCTCGGCAAGAACGTCATCGGCGCCCTCTATCAGGACAGCCGCTTCTTCTCCTTCGACATCAGCGCCGGCCGCCTGAAGCTCCTCTCCGCCCTGGCCTCGCAGATCGCCGTTTCCATCGACCGGGCCCAGGCCTATGACGAGATCGCCCGCCTCAACGACCGCCTGCTCCAGGAGAACGTGTACTATCGTGAAGAGACGGAGGAATTCCGTCCCTTCGGCGACATCATCGGCACGAGCGAGGTCATCGTCCGGATCCATCGCCTCATTGCCAAGGTCGCTCCCACGGTATCCACCGTTCTCATCCACGGTGAAACCGGTGTGGGAAAGGAGCTGATCGCCCGGGCCATTCACCGGGAAAGCCCCCGCCAGAATGGGCCATTTATCCGCGTCAACTGCGCCGCCCTGCCGGAGAGCCTCATCGACAGCGAGCTCTTCGGTCACGAGAAAGGGGCCTTCACCGGCGCCATCAAGATGAAGGCCGGCCGCTTCGAACTCGCCCACAACGGCACCATTTTTCTCGACGAGGTGTCGGAGCTGCCCCCGTCGACCCAGAGCCGGCTGCTTCGGATCCTCCAGGAGAAGGAGTTCCAGCGCGTGGGAGGAACCCGGCTTCTCTTCTCGGACTTCCGGCTCATCACCGCCACCAACAAGAACCTGCAGAAGGAGGTCGAGAAAGGACGCTTCCGGGACGACCTCTTCTACCGGCTGAACGTCTTCCCCATCCCGGTACCGCCGCTTAGGCAGCGCAAGGAGGACATCCCCCTGTTGGCGGGCCATTTCCTCAAACTCTTTTCCACCCAGTACAACCGGCCCTATGTCGGGATCCCCGAGGCGGAGATGCAGGCGCTGAAGGACTACCCCTGGCCCGGAAATATCCGGGAGCTGGCAAACATGGTGGAGCGGGCCGTGATCCTCGGAGGATCGAGGATCCGCTTCCCCGAGCTGGCGGCGGGTGCAATCCCGGCAACGGCGGGCGATGAGCCCCTTCCCCTCCAGGAAATGGAGCGCCTCCACATCCTCCAGTCCCTGAAGGCGACCCGGGGGAAGATCGGCGGAACAGACGGCGCCGCGGCCCTCCTGGGACTGAAGAGGACGACCCTTATCAACCGGATGAAGAAGCTGGGAATCACCCTGGAGCGCAGTCCCTCCAGGAGCGAGTGA